The proteins below come from a single Necator americanus strain Aroian chromosome V, whole genome shotgun sequence genomic window:
- a CDS encoding hypothetical protein (NECATOR_CHRV.G19167.T1) translates to MVETSSYVYGERSMNMENELEEELNRRMRAVLIAFTPVREATDQPTKISVICSTPQFFQRSVTQLGRGQTPLPRLGSYSLPTEPLRDVF, encoded by the coding sequence AtggtggaaacttcgtcatacgtctACGGTGaacgttctatgaatatggaaaacgaattggaggaagaactgaatagaaggatgagagcagtgCTGATAGCCTTCACACCAGTCAGAGAAGCTACCGACCAACCGACCAAGATCTCCGTGATCTGTTCCACTccacagttcttccagcgctctgttacacAGCTAGGACGTGGACAGACACCACTGCCACGTCTGGGAAGCTACTCACTACCCACAGaacccttgagagatgtcttctga